The following nucleotide sequence is from Gadus macrocephalus chromosome 18, ASM3116895v1.
CATGGAGCactgaagagagggagagggagggagagagaagtaaGACTACTACAGACCGCTACTGTTCTGTTTTTAGCTTTGACATTTTAAGAGTGACCAACCAGAAAGATCCTTCATATATAGTATACATTCtttataaagtataaaatatcaTTCCATATACCAAACATTctttatattaaatataaataggTATTGTTTCTACAATGTATCATATCTAATCCTAATATGTTTAAATATATGTGCATGTATATtctttatataatgtatagtatAGGTTCTTTAAGTAATATATCATTAATAATCccaatattataatattattaattatgtAATATCATATATAATGTGTAGTATGcagtacctctgtgtgtgggcgggggtctggggggctTGACCATGGAGCTCTGGACCAGCGTGTCCACGATCCAGCTCATAGCAGAGGAGCAGTACtccatctgggggggggggcacgacaTCATCACTATGACATCAATATAATCCATCTGGGGGgagccatgacatcatcatcactatgACATCACTATAATCCCTCTGGGGGgagccatgacatcatcatcactatgACATCACTATAATCCATCTGGGGGgagccatgacatcatcatcactatgACATCACTATAATCCATCTGGGGGgagccatgacatcatcatcactatgACATCACTATAATCCCTCTTGAGGgagccatgacatcatcatcactatgACATCACTATAATCCCTCTGGGGGgagccatgacatcatcatcactatgACATCACTATAATCCATCTGGGGGgagccatgacatcatcatcactatgACATCACTATAATCCATCTGGGGGgagccatgacatcatcatcactatgACATCACTATAATCCCTCTTGAGGgagccatgacatcatcatcactatgACATCACTATAATCCCTCTGGGGGgagccatgacatcatcatcactatgACATCACTATAATCCCTCTTGAGGgagccatgacatcatcatcactatgACATCACTATAATCCCTCTGGGGGGAGCCATGACGTCATCATGTGACGGCAGTACATGCCGTCACATCGCCACCATCACAGCACCACATCATCACTCggacatcaccaccatcacaggAAATGACATCACTCTAGATGTCTCTGTGATGGCAGGGCCCCTACCTGGTTCTCCAGAGCTCTGAGTCTGTGTTCGTAGTCTCTGCTGGTGCCCATCTGTTTGACCACCGTGTCCACTCTACATAAACAGGAAGTACATACAGGGTACAATAAACAACAGACCACATGGATAATAAACATTAAAAAGCTGCTCCGGCTCATATGAAGGCTGTAGTCAAGAAAATCAATGAGCAAAAAAGGATGCCTGTGAGGGTGTGGTCTAAGGTATATGGGCACGGCCTAACACAGTTGGGTGTGGTCTACATGAAGTGGGCGTGTTCCAAATCATACAGGCATGTCATCTTACTTGACAGACATGCGTTTGATCCTCTCAGAGTCGCTGCCTCGCTGCACTTTACTCTGAGCGGACAGGAAGTTCTCCTTCTGGATGCTCTCCCAGGTCATCAGTCTGTTGGCCGCTTTCCCCTTCAGCTCCCGGACTACAGAGCAGGGGGAACAGGGACAACGTCAACATTCACCTCAGAAGATCCTGCATGATGAGTTAATGCTCAGGTAGTCAGGAGGCCACGATGAGCTAATGATGACGTAATGATGATCCAATGATCAGTTAATGATCGGTGATAAGTACCCATGAGATAATTAAGATGTACTTATTATATATTCATGATATGATGTTGATGTTATGATGATAGGCATAAAGTacggggtcagaacagtctcattaatagtgaatgcacagagaaggattcacaaatgtattttgtgatttatatagaAATTACTCGCTTCTCACAAAtatatttcaatgcacacacaaatggatatcggtacgtatacatttaaaataaatccataaacataTATAAGTTTCAAAAAAGCAgatctgatccacacacaaatgtgtctggttttaaataaatttcatataaatccataaatatatgaattaaaaaaatatctgcaattttcatcaaaatgtatttggatgttgttacatttatatacaaactgttaaacttgaatttacaaAACGATTTTCATTTGGGAACTGTtgtcatttgtgtgtgaactggtctgtgtttatatgtgaatttttgagactctcctgaagtggctggattcacaaatgccTTTTTTTCAActaggaactctctgtagccaatcagatgcctccctcgttttcagccaatcacatgactgccgTGACTGGGTTTttggtgccgttaaagtagcattaataatcgtttactactttaacggcaccgacaatcccataacccagtcgaaactagatgggaaaagtgtgtagttcaaaacgtgacgcagcttttacttctccCCGAGAGTTTgatatgtacgatcattcaaaaaccccGTGTTATTTTTCCCAgagacatttgaccgagggaaccgggagGCTCGGAGGCTGGGCTTTTATTCTTCATAGGTCgggactgcagtcatgtgattggctgaaaacgagggaggcatctgattggctacagagagttccttgttgaaagaaATGCATCCAGCCACGTCAGGGGACTGTCAgaaatccacatataaatacagaccagttcacacacaaatgcaaacaagttcacaaatgaaaaccatcttgtaaattcaagtttaacagtttgagtgtgtcatttatatataaatcataaaatacatttgtgaatccttctctgtgctttcattattaatgagactgttctgaccccataatAAAGAGgtaataattatttaattaggTAATAATATTTAATGATGTAATATTGATGTAATAACAATGTAATATGGAAGTAATGCTGGGGACACATTGAGATTATAACAACCTCATGATGAGTAAACAGTTTGTTAGTACTAGAGGACTATTAGGTAACGTTGAGGTTATAATGCGGTATCTGGGGGACTCACCGAAGTCGTGCACCTTGACCGAGGGCACCCTGCGGATGTGCCTCTTGATGAAGATGTTGAGGTGGGAGAGGATGATGAAGGGTGGAGCCAGGGAGGGCCTGGAGTGGTACTCCACGATCAGCTTGTAGCGTTGGAACTTCCAGTACACGTCGCTGTGTTCCTGCACCTTGTTGAAGGTGTAGCTGCGGAGGGGAGCGGGGGAGTTACAGGCGGCCATTGGACCAGTGTGGAGACTCCCCTTCACCCCCCAAAAGACAGAATCAGTGTGGTGGGAGCTTTGGACCACGTCAATCAACCAGATGGTAAACTATCGATGAACCTCCTCAGGGTGTCATGAAGGGGGGGACGTAGCCGTGTCTAATCAGTTAGAGCCCCGGCTTCTTGACCTTCCCGAGGGGGTCAGGAAAACAGGCACATACCAACAAATGGCCGAGAAACAGAatgtaaaaatataattttcccATTGCGCAGTCTATAAGAAAATGTCATTGGAAAGATCGTTTTTGTTCTGCATCAGAGCAGCAGCATGCAGAGATGAGGTAGACGGGTAGGCGTCGATTACACTGGGGACACGTCCCCaccagatttaaaaaaaaaaatcgagttGAATAATTATGGATTAAtacaacggtgaattatcaaatataattcaccgccggaagttgggTCTTCtgaatgccgtggaacgctccgttcacttgcatgggctcttcacaacttccggcggtgaattatatttgataattcaccgttgctaagtataattgaccgctgtcaaggaaaacaaaggactgtttgcctctaatgacgtctttggtcactcctcaagtagtccggtaacttttcaaccccagcgtcttcagttgctaagcgacgtcaacgtctttggcagactatttctctgctgatcaacactacgaatgctggtaagtAACAAATagattgtaaaaagacacaccatgtgaagttattttttcgttttggcaactagccgtgtaataagcgggataatgtatagaacgtcgccggtcattatcgaataTAAGCCCCTTcctggcgaagcaagacaccttcgctgcgcgtcggtgtcctgttcgccctatcggggcttattttcccgataatgataatgctgtagactgcttcattcacttgcatgggccttcctaacgttcagctgtcaattatttttgtttattacacggctcttctcaatgctcaCGTCCAGCAtatttgaccgctgtcaaggaaagtgtttctttttgcgtctgattcacgtcatctgtatGTATCACTCcgcagtccggtaacttattaACCCCAGCGTATTTCGGTTGCTAAGAgacgtcaacgactttggcgaactatttctctgctgatcaacgctacgaatgataacaaatacattggaaaaagaaaaactgtgtgaagttattttttcgatttggcaagtagccattactaataataccaatactctttggctgggatgatgaagCATcaagacaatcaagtcattttagcctgaatacataggtaagaagcaccagagcaggttgctagtaccatggacagtatcagaaggataacctgttgaactaaatggatgtggtaggctacaccacgggatgcatctgcagaccactgccacataaataaaggtaagacgcaatatttattgcttaagatttgctggtgctgtggcgaggtcttttgtgttttttgcactcaagtggttgatagtcggtggagtctcttgttgacacaaagtgacttttggtcattcttggttttcttgaattctggaataattgtgcgtgttgggggggggggggggggggggggagtgcatgagttttggtcagaatgcctgatgtaggctacttttgatggaatgcgtgttgtgaaatgagaacagccagctcatgatgtgatatacagcgttcagctgtgcaacaattttttttttctttttcaatcttgacgacttgtagtgctgtgtgtagctacacgttggcccttctgaacttaaacaagCAGTtcatttcctttcctagctcctcttgtttatgttgttagcttagccaatagccatgtcatgtcagcttgtcaacattggatacatggagcagaacatagtttGTCATAcgtccgatgctttttggaaacgttttcttcataaaacatgccagacagattttgtatacattttattccttactAATTAGCTACATGGCTATGCCGTCTTCCAGAAtctttcattaccggcactacagagagaaaaaagagtgcatcctcattgtacccagcacttctgaaaatgtgcttcctaatgcgtctctgtccccagcacatttcaaaccaaactgacgcccataCATAGAGCcaagtcaagagagagagagagacagaatggcaGATTTCCAGCTGTGTACCTGAACATGGCGATGAGCAGGTTGATCAGCAGTATGTTGGTGACCAGGAGGTAGATGACCAGGAGAATCACGACCAACCAGTTACCGTACTGGTTCCTGCAGGGTTCAGCTCCAGCTTCTATCAGTGTGATGTTGCTGGTGCATGGCATGTCCCACGTCTTCCCCACTGGAAACACATTCACCTCTGTTACTCTGATTGTCTAAATCTAACTTAATTGGTTAACCAAAGACATATACTAGCCATAATTGCGTCACGTAAAAAATGTATATGCATAAAAAAAGCCAGATTTCCAATGCAGTACTTTTCCCCAGGAACTTGGAACCTTTGGAGGACCTAAACCTCAATAGTTTGAGGTTGTTTGAGCTGAGGTTGAGGTTCAATAACTGCAAAAAAGGGAATTTTCCAAATCGAGAACACATTCATCTTATcgataaacttttttttttttaatcacacacacacacacacacacacacacacacacacacacacacacacacacacacacacacacacacacacacacacacacacacacacacacacacacacacacacacacacacacacacactatacagaaGTCAAAGTAAAACTTGTCTAGTGGTTGCTATAGAGACAGCGTCCTAccgtccatctcctccaccgGGATCTGTCCGTAGATGTGGAGGTAGGGCCGGTAGAAAACCCTCCTGAAGATACGATCCGGCCGGGGGTCGTAGGAGTAGATCAGCGCCTGATTGGCTACGCCGTACGCCATAAGCCACACCCCCaggaaaaagaggaagaagaagacgtCCTTTatctggagggggaggaagggatagagagagagaaagagggagggagggagggagaaagcaaTAACAAAGAACAACAAAGAAATAATGAATGGAGAGAAGAGATCGATTTACTTGAGCCTGTTCTGTTATTTGGAAGCATATTGCAGTGTGTGGGTTTGAGAGGAAGGTTTAGTGTATTAGAGGTTTTAAGGaaggtttgtgtgtattttagaGGTTTTGGTCGGGACTGCTGCTAGAAGGGCAGCGAATCGAAAGCCAAACGCAGACTCCAACTCAAAACAAAGTTAATAATTACAACATGAAAACTTGAAAATCCCATGACAACTACAGCAATAAGGGAATAAAGGAAGTTAACCGATATATATGGGGACAGGTGAGGGAATGTGCTGCAGGTGTGAATATGGACAAGGACACTCCGGTGAGGGAATTCAAGTGATGGGATACAGATGGGACTGGCAGGAACTGTAAAGCAAGGGGAAGAGTGAGGGCCCCTGGTGGACTGGTGGAGAATGGCAGCGGGGGGACATACATCCAGTTGGCCACCGTTTTAGAGGAAGTCCTTTGAGCTTTTAGAGTTTGGATTTGCGTGTTTAAGAGGTTTTCGAGGAGGGATTTCTGTGTTTTCAGAGGCATGTTTTTGTGCTATAGCTGTGTTACAggttggttttgtgtgtttaagagGTTTTAGAGGAGGGATTTCTGTGTTTTCAGAGGTTTTAGGGGAGGGATTTCTTTGTTTTCAGAGGTTTTAGAGGCAGGTTTGTTGTGCTATAGCAGTGTTAGAGGTTGGTTCTGTGTGCTTTAGAGATTTAAGGAGAAGGCTTCACCATCTTGCCGACGATGATGATCTTAGGCCCCAGCTGGCGGTGGATGGCGAAGATGTGGATGAGCCTGAGTGTGAACACCATGTAATCCACACACAGAAGGGCCCGGCCTGCATCGAAACACGAGGAAAAcatcctgccacacacacacatggattcaCACACAGATGGTCACACATTATGTTTAAAACACAGATTTTGTAAAAAACACGGTCGGACACCCCTCGGTGTGtttaactttgtgtgtgtgtgtgcatgtggcagtgagtgtgtgtgtgtacctgcagaTGACTCCAGCTATGAAGAGGGTGATAGCCGTCAGGTCACACTTGTTCCACATGTCCTGCCAGTACAACCTCAGCCTCTGACGGAGACTCAGACTACCAACCAGGAAGGtctggagagagcgagagagcgagagagagagagagcgagagagagtcaaaATAGTGACTATTTTAGCTTTAGGCTCTGAACGAAATTCAGTTTCTACAATGGTACAGCTCAACAAAGTTCTAGTCTGCCCTAAACGGCTTGCGTCATCAGATGTTACAAGATGGAgtaggtgtgtgcgtgatgCGGTGATAAGGGGATGCATGTGATCTCACCTCTCGGATCTCCTCACACACGATGGTGAAGACCCAGAAGTACAGAACGTACTCCGACACGGCGGGGCCAGCGGGCGGGGGGCCCTTGAAGTCCACCAACAGCACGTAGGCGAACAGCAGCAGGAACAGGAAGTACATGAGCACGTTGCCCATGAAGGAGGTGACGGGAGCGTACCAGAACTGACGCCATCTTTTCACGATGAAGGGCCTCTTGGGCGGTTTGGAATGTATCCGTATGCCTGGAGAGATGAACTGAGGGTCAGAACTAGAAATCCATCAATTATCTTCCCACTAATTTCTACCTGCGCGCCTCAGTCTGTAAATCCGTGATGATGCTCAGTGGCATGTTAACACTGACATGTAACGTGTTAATGGTGCCCACAAACTATGTTTGTGGCCAATATTAATGAAAGCTTCCTAGTCAGGGCAGTTGGTATGTGCTTGATAAAACAATGTTTCAGCTATTTGAACTGCTGAACACTCATTTGTGATATCTGTAAATTGATGCCCAATTTCGAAACGCGTCTACAAAGTGTTTTACATCTGGACATagacaatgtcaacaattaacCTGGGGTCTTAACAAACCTGCCAAATCCTTTAACATGATCCGACCCAAACCTTTCACATGTCCTTAACCTCACCTTTAACAAGTTCTTAACCTCACCTTTAACATGTTTTAAACCTCACCTTTAACATGTTCTTaactagcctggctattgccagaccaagatcaatcatagattgcacgttggtctggggaggctgctgtcattttcttcagcacaagaggcgtgatcaacgggccttgTTGAACTGACTCTGCACGCTATTGGCTGcctgccgtcgcttccctgtcgtccctgtgttaaaccagccaatagagCGCCAGGGCgggaagccagcttggtgattggctcccgcaaaaacatatcggaagcagaaagaaatgtattgctcttctccagacccttctgcatgGGCGAATACATGTTTGGACCTTAACCTTTACCATGTCCTTAACCTCACCTTTAATGGTGGCAGACACAGGACTTGAGAGTCCGTCCCCCGGAGCAGCTTCTCTGAAACGACAGCGCAATTAAAACGGCGAGACAGGAAGTACAGATCTAAAACAGGACTTTGTTCTGAGCGACTTCATCCTGAGGCTCTCAGAACAAAGCGGAGGGGGTGGTCtttacttgtgatgtcagaggaGAGGTCAGTCTTTACTTGTGATGTCAAAAGAATGTGTGGGTTTAAGGTATGATGTCATAGGAGGGGATGGTCCTTTTGATGTGATGTCACAGGATAAGGTGGTCTTAAGAGAAGGGTGTGGTCTTTAGGCGATGATGTCAGAGAAGGGTGTGGTCTTTAGGTGTGATGGGACAGGAGAGGGGGGCACTTAGGGCCGATGTCAGGGGACAGGGGGGTGTTTACAGGTGTTTGATGTCAGAGTAGGAGAAGACTGTGGCCCCGTAGGTTCTGTAGTCATCTCTTGggatgtcttcctcctcctgctcctcgtcctcgtcctccctgATAGAGGGAACACACAGGAGCACATCAGCTAGCCaccataataacacacacacacaccatgcatccCATAAAaacacatcatcacacacacacacagaacaaatcacaaaaaagaacaacaaacaagCATCACAACAAAACACATCATTTCATTACAATACATCACCACACAAAACAGCAAataacaacgaataacacacagcaacacataaaatgacaacacacacacatcactaacagccacaacaataaaacactgcGTGACATCCCAATACACCAggcctaaaaaaatatatatatttggttctagtttccgaccgaccctgtcaattattatttttttttttttttgatttaaactataaattacgttttggtacagcacctcttcattctatacaaggatgagcggattttctcgtttttaaatgaaaacaacctacctatcattcgctgccgctggaaaaaataaaataaaaaaataaaataaattccctttctacccatgacctcaactgacaaccaacaggaaccaaattatttttttttaggccccgTCTGGGGAGAACATGCCACATCAGCACCAGAATCCAAAAAACATATAACAAATAGAGGATGTATAGGATAAacatcacaacacaatacacacagacCCCACCTGTACGAGATGAGGGAGGTGTAGCACAGGAAGGGGCAGAAGAAGGTGAGCACCAGCCTCCACACCTCTgtgctcctcctcatctccccccaCCAGATCTGGGACAGCAGAGactacaggacacacacacacacacacacacacacacacacacacacacacacacacacacacacacacacacacacacacacacacacacacacacacacacacacacacacacacacacaccttcgtcATCAATATTTAAAATCTGTTCCAACGTCATCACAACCCTTCatcatgaaaataataatatgaaaggTGGTGCGGTGTGGATAAACAGGAAGCGAGTTATATGATGACAGGAGATAGTTCTACTGTAATAGGAAGTGATTTGCTTACTTACTTTCGATGATAATTTCACTCACAGGACGTTTGTGAAATGATCATAGAAAGTGAGTTGTTGTCTAGCAGGAAGTGAGAAAACAGTCCAACATGTACTGAgctttattcccccccccccccccccccccccgaaaaaagaGTTATATTCTGTAAGTACTGGCGGTGTGTTCTATTCTAAGAGGAAGTTCACCTGGACGCCGTCCTGGCTGAAGAAGAGGCGGGCGTCGGCGGCCGTCCCCATCTGCAGGCAGGTTGTGCCGCCCCACACTGGAGACTTCCGGATCAGCAGCGTGAAGGAGCGCGACTCACTGCTCTGGTAGCATGAGCCAAACACATCTGGATACCCAGTGCACATGGGATTAAACATTCACATGGTAATAAACATACCTACCATATCGCTCTGGTAGCATGAGCCAAACACATCTGGATACCCAGTGCACATGGGATTAAACATTCACATGGTAATAAACATTCACATTCATAGTATACCAAATCGCTCTGTTAGCAGGAGCGAAAGATATGTCGAATACACAATGTACATGTTAATAAATATTCACATATTAATAAACATACCGTATCCGATCGCTCTGGTAGCTTTAGCCAAACACATCGGGACAACCATATGACACAAAATGATACAAcagacatcaacacacacatacacacgtcaaACAAAAATGCTTTGGCACCAATacaacacacatgaacacaaagcaacacacatgaacacaaagcagcccacatgaacacacagaggAGCGAACCAAGTCACCTGGTCCTTTGGACATGgaaaacaacagaaaaaaagaagGCAAACAATTTCTTAACGAGTAGATGCCTTTAACCAAAGACAAGACGATAGAACTGGATAGAGATTATaacagagagagatgagagaggactAGAGTGAGACGAGACATTAAGGAGAGGAGATGCCGTCTCACCGTGGGCCATGTTCTCAAAGCGCTGAGCCAGCACCTTCATGGACAGCTTGGTCTCAGTCTCGCTCTCCAGCTTAGACATCTCCCTGAGGAGCTTACAGCCGCTCAGAGCACTAAGGACTGTCTCCcccgcctggaggaggaggcggaggaggaggcggagaagagAAGTGCAGGAGAAGATGGGTTATTAGAATTCAACGACACCATCAGACCTACACTGGTAAATGGTCAACGGACTGCAttcatacagcgcttttctaaccagaggCCACTGAAAGCGTTTTACAAtcattgcctcacattcacccattcatgcacacattcacacacagactgcggtgtcccccatattaggcgacagccggctcatCGGGAGCAGATAgagttaggtgtcttgctcagggaaaccTCGACATAAGATGGGAGccgccggggatcgaactagcaaccttccggttacatgTCCACCCGGTACTCCTCTTAAGTGGCTCACTGGTCACCACAGCGAACATGAGCAGAGGTAGTTAGGGGTCCGAGCTACAGGTGGCTAGGTTACCATCTCCCAGAAGAAGACCGCCATGTCGCTGTAGTTCTGCAGGACAGCCCAGATGAAGAGAGACGCCCACGGGTACAGACACCGGTCCGCACGGTAGAGCTGGCCTCCACGCAACACCTTACTGGCTTTCTGGAGGACAAGGCAAAGGAgtggggcagagggagaggaggaggagaagatgaggtGG
It contains:
- the LOC132446851 gene encoding transient receptor potential cation channel subfamily M member 4-like isoform X1, with amino-acid sequence MTNAEGDESVTKPSKSEKDQAWIPKIFKKRVCTTFVEDSSSDGRLCQCGNARERHLQVALGDYFSTAMVNQWDSRQHSSLHPTDAFGEMQFTGSSKRQSYFMRLANDTAPSIVYNLLTHHWGLPSPNLVVSVVGGEGMVKVKTWVREVLRQGLVKASQSTGAWILTTGLQEGVGRCVGEAVRDHATAAASSSTNKVLALGVTPWGVVQDRKQLVNPKGSSPAKYTAQSTFRDSCSLDNNYQAFLLVDDGSVGQRGVETGFRAKLEEYISHQRTGISGSGTIDIPVLCMLISGQTNMLERLELSLKTSMPWLILAGSGGVADLLSEVLERVSPAPPSTSPPVEGEGGATPSVDMRERVAEIVRSHFPGHGDLDKLVEQVLSIYQNRELITVFHGEQEGADDFDTVLLKALVRASKQRILSDATPNMEELKLAVAWNRVDIAKSELFNGSIRWKHSDLEDSMTDALVNNKPEFVRLFTENGLNILDYLDYGKLEFLYSSLPEGTLAYHLLQRMLQRRLQERPFSASSANLLDDTPNSATKMMSGNGPNSISLLEVSGVLELLIGDVCKPFYYSALGLDPDLSKRKALKKASKVLRGGQLYRADRCLYPWASLFIWAVLQNYSDMAVFFWEMAGETVLSALSGCKLLREMSKLESETETKLSMKVLAQRFENMAHDVFGSCYQSSESRSFTLLIRKSPVWGGTTCLQMGTAADARLFFSQDGVQSLLSQIWWGEMRRSTEVWRLVLTFFCPFLCYTSLISYREDEDEEQEEEDIPRDDYRTYGATVFSYSDIKHLEAAPGDGLSSPVSATIKGIRIHSKPPKRPFIVKRWRQFWYAPVTSFMGNVLMYFLFLLLFAYVLLVDFKGPPPAGPAVSEYVLYFWVFTIVCEEIRETFLVGSLSLRQRLRLYWQDMWNKCDLTAITLFIAGVICRMFSSCFDAGRALLCVDYMVFTLRLIHIFAIHRQLGPKIIIVGKMIKDVFFFLFFLGVWLMAYGVANQALIYSYDPRPDRIFRRVFYRPYLHIYGQIPVEEMDVGKTWDMPCTSNITLIEAGAEPCRNQYGNWLVVILLVIYLLVTNILLINLLIAMFSYTFNKVQEHSDVYWKFQRYKLIVEYHSRPSLAPPFIILSHLNIFIKRHIRRVPSVKVHDFVRELKGKAANRLMTWESIQKENFLSAQSKVQRGSDSERIKRMSVKVDTVVKQMGTSRDYEHRLRALENQMEYCSSAMSWIVDTLVQSSMVKPPRPPPTHRVLHASPTSN
- the LOC132446851 gene encoding transient receptor potential cation channel subfamily M member 4-like isoform X2; its protein translation is MRLANDTAPSIVYNLLTHHWGLPSPNLVVSVVGGEGMVKVKTWVREVLRQGLVKASQSTGAWILTTGLQEGVGRCVGEAVRDHATAAASSSTNKVLALGVTPWGVVQDRKQLVNPKGSSPAKYTAQSTFRDSCSLDNNYQAFLLVDDGSVGQRGVETGFRAKLEEYISHQRTGISGSGTIDIPVLCMLISGQTNMLERLELSLKTSMPWLILAGSGGVADLLSEVLERVSPAPPSTSPPVEGEGGATPSVDMRERVAEIVRSHFPGHGDLDKLVEQVLSIYQNRELITVFHGEQEGADDFDTVLLKALVRASKQRILSDATPNMEELKLAVAWNRVDIAKSELFNGSIRWKHSDLEDSMTDALVNNKPEFVRLFTENGLNILDYLDYGKLEFLYSSLPEGTLAYHLLQRMLQRRLQERPFSASSANLLDDTPNSATKMMSGNGPNSISLLEVSGVLELLIGDVCKPFYYSALGLDPDLSKRKALKKASKVLRGGQLYRADRCLYPWASLFIWAVLQNYSDMAVFFWEMAGETVLSALSGCKLLREMSKLESETETKLSMKVLAQRFENMAHDVFGSCYQSSESRSFTLLIRKSPVWGGTTCLQMGTAADARLFFSQDGVQSLLSQIWWGEMRRSTEVWRLVLTFFCPFLCYTSLISYREDEDEEQEEEDIPRDDYRTYGATVFSYSDIKHLEAAPGDGLSSPVSATIKGIRIHSKPPKRPFIVKRWRQFWYAPVTSFMGNVLMYFLFLLLFAYVLLVDFKGPPPAGPAVSEYVLYFWVFTIVCEEIRETFLVGSLSLRQRLRLYWQDMWNKCDLTAITLFIAGVICRMFSSCFDAGRALLCVDYMVFTLRLIHIFAIHRQLGPKIIIVGKMIKDVFFFLFFLGVWLMAYGVANQALIYSYDPRPDRIFRRVFYRPYLHIYGQIPVEEMDVGKTWDMPCTSNITLIEAGAEPCRNQYGNWLVVILLVIYLLVTNILLINLLIAMFSYTFNKVQEHSDVYWKFQRYKLIVEYHSRPSLAPPFIILSHLNIFIKRHIRRVPSVKVHDFVRELKGKAANRLMTWESIQKENFLSAQSKVQRGSDSERIKRMSVKVDTVVKQMGTSRDYEHRLRALENQMEYCSSAMSWIVDTLVQSSMVKPPRPPPTHRVLHASPTSN